From the genome of Ignavibacteriales bacterium, one region includes:
- a CDS encoding PAS domain S-box protein, whose protein sequence is MQEIIEVLLIEENANDANLTKDYLAKINEISVSVSVVEYVEDVKDFLSKNSATIIFLAVNFQSSAGLDYIRKMIDIAPSLPIVVLTDSNANGFAVQSIKTGAQDYLLKDKMNSETIRRSMLYSIERKKNESALRESEKRFKELANLLPQVVFETDLNGIITFANDLAFQAFGYSQEDYSNGLPALEMIIPSERQIGAENIYRVLNSENSTSHEYTALRKDGTTFPVMIFSSPIVNVGKTIGLRGVIIDITQRKTSEEKLIKLSRAVEQSPASVIITDLNGNIEYVNPKFVSLTGFSLDEVKGKNPRILKSGFTINEEYANLWSTIKSGNEWKGEFHNKKKNGELYWEAASISPIIDNNGTIINYLAVKEDITERKRSEKELIIAKEKAEQADKLKSEFLAQMSHEIRTPLHAMLSFSRIIRDKIYGEESLNTDIDNSFEGIDISGKRIIRTIDLIVNISQLQTGSYDYKPQEVDLYNEILSKVYNEYLGIAKKSNLDFNLSKEECNTQILIDRYSVQQIIENLIDNAIRFTDKGFVNISLGMNNEKKLYIQISDTGIGMSKEYLQKIFTPFSQEEQGYTRPFDGNGLGLALIKKYCDLNNIALEVKSEKGVGTTFTLTFSK, encoded by the coding sequence ATGCAAGAAATAATCGAAGTGTTACTGATAGAAGAGAATGCTAACGATGCCAATCTTACCAAAGATTATCTCGCAAAGATTAACGAGATTTCTGTAAGCGTATCGGTAGTGGAATATGTTGAAGATGTTAAAGATTTTCTTTCAAAAAATTCTGCTACCATAATTTTTCTCGCGGTAAATTTTCAAAGTTCCGCCGGATTGGATTATATAAGAAAGATGATTGACATTGCACCCTCGCTGCCGATTGTAGTCTTAACCGATTCGAATGCAAACGGTTTTGCAGTTCAATCAATAAAGACAGGTGCGCAAGATTATCTCCTGAAAGATAAAATGAACAGCGAGACAATTAGAAGATCTATGCTTTATTCTATCGAACGGAAAAAGAATGAATCGGCTTTACGTGAAAGTGAAAAAAGATTTAAGGAATTGGCTAATCTTTTACCCCAAGTAGTTTTCGAAACAGATCTAAACGGAATTATAACTTTTGCAAATGATTTAGCATTTCAAGCTTTTGGCTACTCACAAGAAGATTATTCAAATGGTTTGCCTGCTTTGGAAATGATAATTCCAAGCGAACGACAGATTGGAGCCGAGAATATTTATAGAGTTCTGAATAGTGAAAACTCGACTTCTCATGAATACACGGCACTCAGAAAAGACGGAACTACATTTCCTGTAATGATCTTTTCTAGCCCAATTGTTAATGTAGGAAAAACCATTGGTTTGAGGGGCGTAATAATTGATATAACTCAAAGAAAGACTTCGGAAGAAAAACTTATAAAGCTTTCCCGCGCGGTTGAACAAAGCCCCGCTTCCGTGATTATTACTGATTTAAACGGCAATATCGAATATGTTAACCCCAAGTTCGTTTCACTCACCGGTTTTTCATTAGATGAAGTGAAAGGAAAAAATCCAAGAATACTTAAATCCGGTTTTACCATAAACGAAGAATATGCAAATCTTTGGTCAACAATAAAATCCGGAAATGAATGGAAAGGCGAATTTCATAACAAGAAAAAAAATGGAGAACTCTATTGGGAAGCGGCTTCCATATCGCCAATCATAGACAACAATGGAACAATTATAAACTATCTTGCAGTAAAAGAAGATATTACTGAAAGAAAACGTTCCGAAAAAGAATTGATCATTGCAAAAGAAAAAGCTGAACAAGCAGATAAACTTAAATCAGAATTTTTGGCTCAAATGTCGCACGAAATTAGAACACCTCTTCATGCAATGTTAAGTTTTTCTAGGATAATTCGCGATAAAATTTATGGAGAAGAAAGTCTAAACACTGATATTGATAACAGCTTTGAAGGAATTGATATCTCCGGAAAAAGAATAATTCGTACTATAGATTTGATTGTAAACATCTCTCAATTACAAACCGGCTCTTACGATTATAAGCCGCAAGAAGTTGATCTATACAATGAGATTCTTTCTAAAGTCTATAATGAGTATCTGGGCATCGCTAAAAAATCAAATTTAGATTTCAATCTTTCAAAGGAAGAATGCAATACTCAAATTTTAATAGATAGATATTCTGTCCAGCAGATTATTGAAAACCTCATTGATAACGCCATCAGGTTTACCGATAAAGGATTCGTGAATATTTCGCTCGGCATGAACAATGAAAAGAAATTGTATATTCAAATCAGCGACACAGGGATAGGAATGTCAAAGGAATATTTACAAAAAATCTTTACTCCGTTTTCACAGGAAGAACAGGGCTACACGCGTCCGTTCGACGGAAATGGATTAGGTCTGGCTCTAATAAAAAAATATTGCGATTTGAATAATATTGCACTTGAAGTAAAAAGTGAAAAGGGTGTTGGAACAACTTTCACTCTAACTTTTTCGAAATAA
- a CDS encoding response regulator transcription factor: MITENANINRKKLLIVDDSVEIREGLKRFVAGLNSIELVGEAGDGISALEMVDRLKPDFVTLDIKMPGMSGLLILHKIKKKYPLITVVMLTNFPFEHYRQVCLNAGASYFFDKSNEFEQMIDTLKSLTADSISINNTI, from the coding sequence ATGATTACTGAAAATGCAAATATAAACCGTAAAAAACTTTTGATCGTTGACGACTCAGTTGAAATACGGGAAGGATTAAAGAGATTTGTTGCCGGGCTAAATTCTATTGAACTTGTCGGTGAAGCGGGAGACGGGATAAGTGCATTAGAAATGGTTGATAGACTAAAGCCGGATTTTGTCACACTTGATATAAAGATGCCCGGCATGAGCGGGCTATTAATTTTGCATAAAATCAAAAAAAAATATCCGTTAATAACTGTTGTAATGCTGACAAATTTTCCTTTTGAACACTACAGACAAGTATGCCTTAACGCTGGAGCAAGTTACTTTTTCGATAAATCAAATGAATTTGAGCAGATGATTGATACACTTAAATCTCTTACAGCCGATTCAATTTCCATCAATAATACAATTTAG
- a CDS encoding response regulator has product MKKILLVDDSSLLRNNLKKILVSIPTLQLVGEAVDSDSAIRLNIEQKPDIIILDIDLLKGSGINVLTSIKNEAHLPTIIMFTNYADNAFRKATAKLGASYFFDKSDDINDLIEVLKNLSA; this is encoded by the coding sequence TTGAAGAAAATATTGCTTGTTGATGATTCTAGTTTGCTTCGAAATAATCTTAAAAAGATTCTTGTTTCGATCCCGACATTGCAGCTTGTTGGAGAAGCGGTTGATTCCGATTCAGCCATTAGATTGAATATCGAACAAAAACCGGATATTATTATTCTTGATATTGACCTTTTGAAAGGAAGCGGAATTAATGTCTTAACCAGCATTAAAAATGAGGCCCATTTGCCTACAATAATAATGTTTACAAATTATGCCGATAATGCATTTAGAAAGGCAACTGCAAAACTTGGTGCTAGCTATTTTTTTGACAAGAGCGATGATATAAATGATCTTATTGAAGTATTGAAAAATCTTTCTGCTTAA
- a CDS encoding MFS transporter — protein sequence MNQPAEIKKSIFRSFSKNFWTVIVMEFFERGSYYGVMSVLSVYLVMSTSEGGLGFSKQSVGVIKSTITPLLYFLPILSGALADRFGYRKTLMFAFAVMSFGYFLTSMATAYSLVFASLIFMVVGAGFFKPVISGTIARSTDKTNSTLAFGIYYWSINLGAFIFPLILIPWLKSMSWSYIFIMAAIGTGWLLILNFFVYKEPPKPVNTKSIPQVLKEAVFVLKDFRFVLMIVIYSGFWVLYFQQFDTVLWYMKDYVDKTPVNNFVNSILSIFVSNPDWKFDVEHVTVINGGTIILLQLFVSNIVKNKKALPTMIFGISLGTIGIGILAISSHPFVFIAGMIVFSIGEMTAHPKFISYVGLIAPEDKKALYLGYSFLYGVIGSGIGGVLGANLYVHFVDQLKNPTMLWIIFSMIGVATIVGLLLFNKFLAPKNVEA from the coding sequence ATGAACCAGCCTGCTGAAATTAAAAAATCGATTTTCCGCTCTTTCTCAAAAAATTTCTGGACAGTAATTGTAATGGAATTTTTTGAACGGGGTTCGTATTACGGTGTTATGTCTGTACTCTCGGTTTATTTGGTAATGAGCACAAGCGAAGGCGGGCTTGGATTTTCCAAACAAAGCGTTGGTGTCATCAAAAGTACAATAACGCCTCTTTTATATTTTCTTCCAATTCTTTCCGGTGCATTAGCCGACCGATTTGGCTACCGCAAAACTCTCATGTTCGCGTTCGCTGTGATGAGTTTTGGTTATTTTCTAACAAGTATGGCAACGGCATACTCACTGGTATTTGCCAGTTTAATATTTATGGTTGTTGGTGCGGGTTTTTTTAAACCTGTTATTTCCGGAACGATTGCTCGTAGTACGGATAAGACAAACTCAACATTAGCGTTTGGAATTTACTATTGGTCAATTAATCTAGGTGCTTTTATTTTTCCTCTGATTCTGATTCCGTGGCTCAAATCAATGTCGTGGTCTTATATTTTTATAATGGCAGCTATTGGAACGGGCTGGCTTCTTATTCTAAACTTTTTTGTTTATAAGGAACCGCCAAAACCGGTTAACACAAAATCTATTCCGCAAGTATTGAAAGAAGCTGTTTTTGTTTTGAAGGATTTCCGCTTTGTTCTGATGATTGTTATCTATTCCGGATTCTGGGTTTTATACTTTCAGCAATTTGATACAGTCCTTTGGTACATGAAAGATTACGTTGATAAAACTCCTGTAAATAATTTTGTGAATTCAATTCTTTCCATTTTTGTATCTAATCCAGATTGGAAATTCGATGTTGAACATGTTACTGTTATTAACGGAGGAACTATAATTCTTCTTCAATTATTTGTTTCAAATATTGTTAAAAATAAAAAAGCACTGCCGACAATGATTTTCGGAATTTCATTAGGAACAATCGGAATTGGAATATTAGCAATATCGAGCCATCCATTTGTTTTTATTGCCGGTATGATAGTGTTCTCAATTGGCGAAATGACGGCTCATCCAAAATTTATAAGTTATGTAGGATTAATTGCACCGGAAGATAAGAAAGCGCTCTATCTAGGGTATTCATTTTTATACGGTGTAATCGGCAGCGGAATAGGCGGCGTGCTTGGTGCAAATTTATACGTTCACTTTGTAGATCAATTAAAAAACCCAACCATGCTCTGGATTATTTTTAGTATGATTGGCGTAGCAACCATTGTTGGCTTGCTTCTATTTAATAAATTTTTAGCACCGAAAAATGTGGAAGCGTAA
- a CDS encoding peptide chain release factor 3, protein MSVLKNIQKRKTFAIISHPDAGKTTLTEKLLLYSGAIQIAGAVKSNKIKKTAASDFLEIEKQRGISVATSVLSFEYKNAIVNLLDTPGHKDFAEDTYRTLTAVDSVILVIDCVKGVEEQTEKLMQVCRMRNTPVIVFINKLDREGKDPIALLDELENKLSINLRPLSWPLGIGASFKGVYNIYKNSFTFFQSNKQQIEDESRVFNSIEDPELLNTFGDGAVKLKNDIDLVDGIYEDFDIDKYKAGQQAPVFFGSALNNFGVKELLDTFIEIAPSPIPRESTNGTIHLENNGFSGFVFKIHANLDPKHRDRIAFLRICSGKFERNKFYHHVRLKRQIKFPNPASFMGQSKSVIDDAYAGDVIGLYDSGSFKIGDTLTDGDAFMFKGIPSFSSEIFRELRNTDPFKTKQLEKGISQLTDEGLAQLFTQNYGNRKVIGVVGPLQFDVIKFRLLHEFGANCEFINYPSYKACWVKYENKNDISSLTSLWSNNLFFDKNKNLVYIAESKYSLDRAKEKNPKAQFLFSIEHNDLTLEMEQVA, encoded by the coding sequence ATGAGTGTTTTAAAAAATATTCAAAAACGTAAAACCTTTGCAATCATAAGTCACCCTGATGCAGGTAAAACGACATTAACTGAAAAGCTGCTGCTTTATAGCGGCGCAATTCAAATTGCGGGTGCTGTAAAATCGAATAAGATTAAGAAAACGGCAGCTTCCGATTTTCTTGAAATTGAAAAGCAGAGAGGAATCTCAGTAGCAACTTCGGTTCTATCTTTTGAATACAAAAATGCAATTGTAAATCTTTTAGATACACCTGGTCATAAGGATTTTGCGGAAGATACTTACCGCACGCTTACCGCGGTTGACAGCGTTATTCTTGTAATTGATTGTGTTAAGGGAGTTGAAGAACAAACCGAAAAACTGATGCAAGTTTGCAGAATGAGAAATACTCCCGTTATAGTTTTTATTAATAAACTTGATAGAGAAGGAAAAGATCCAATTGCGCTTCTTGATGAACTCGAAAATAAATTATCAATCAACTTACGCCCCTTAAGCTGGCCGTTAGGAATCGGAGCTTCATTCAAAGGCGTCTACAATATTTATAAAAATAGTTTTACATTTTTCCAATCCAACAAACAGCAGATCGAAGACGAGAGCAGAGTTTTCAATTCAATTGAAGACCCGGAATTATTGAATACTTTTGGCGATGGCGCTGTAAAACTGAAAAATGATATTGATCTTGTAGATGGAATTTATGAGGATTTTGATATTGACAAATACAAAGCCGGGCAACAAGCGCCCGTATTTTTCGGAAGCGCTCTAAACAATTTTGGTGTTAAAGAATTATTAGATACATTTATTGAGATTGCCCCGTCTCCAATACCGCGCGAATCAACTAACGGAACTATTCATTTAGAAAACAATGGATTTAGCGGCTTTGTTTTTAAGATTCACGCAAACTTAGATCCGAAACACCGCGACAGAATAGCGTTCTTAAGAATCTGTTCCGGCAAGTTTGAACGCAATAAATTTTACCATCATGTGCGGCTTAAAAGACAAATAAAATTTCCTAACCCCGCTAGTTTTATGGGGCAATCCAAAAGTGTTATTGATGATGCGTATGCCGGTGATGTTATCGGGTTATACGATTCGGGATCATTTAAAATCGGCGACACTTTGACTGATGGCGATGCTTTCATGTTTAAAGGAATCCCAAGTTTTTCTTCAGAGATATTTAGAGAGCTAAGAAACACCGATCCGTTTAAAACGAAACAGCTTGAGAAAGGAATTAGTCAATTAACAGATGAGGGGTTAGCTCAATTGTTTACACAGAATTACGGAAACAGAAAAGTCATTGGGGTTGTTGGTCCGCTCCAATTTGATGTAATCAAATTTAGGCTTCTTCATGAATTCGGCGCGAACTGTGAGTTCATAAATTACCCGTCTTACAAAGCATGCTGGGTTAAATATGAGAACAAAAATGATATCTCAAGCTTGACGAGCTTATGGTCGAACAATCTGTTTTTTGATAAGAACAAAAATTTAGTTTACATAGCGGAGTCTAAGTATTCGCTTGATAGGGCAAAGGAGAAAAATCCAAAAGCTCAATTCCTTTTCAGCATAGAGCATAACGATCTTACACTTGAAATGGAGCAGGTTGCGTAA
- a CDS encoding response regulator transcription factor, with translation MINIFIADDHGLIREGIKKLLSNISDITLVGETADPREISGQLKKVKCDILILDLSMPGKDGLDVLKEIKSFFPETKILIMTMMPENQFAKRTLKAGASGFLTKESAPDELIIAIRRIASGRKYVSQNLAEKLAQDLDDTLDKPVQDLLSDREFQILKMLGSGKSQTDIAEELSISASTVNTYRSRILEKLDLQTTADLIHFAYQNKLIM, from the coding sequence ATGATAAATATCTTTATTGCCGACGATCACGGACTTATCCGTGAGGGTATAAAGAAACTACTAAGCAATATTAGCGATATAACATTAGTTGGCGAAACCGCTGATCCCCGCGAAATTTCCGGACAACTTAAAAAAGTGAAGTGTGATATTTTGATTCTCGATCTTTCCATGCCAGGAAAGGATGGGCTCGATGTCCTTAAAGAAATAAAAAGCTTTTTCCCGGAAACAAAAATTTTGATAATGACGATGATGCCGGAAAACCAATTTGCCAAACGGACTCTTAAAGCCGGCGCTTCCGGTTTTCTAACTAAAGAAAGCGCTCCTGATGAATTAATTATTGCAATTAGAAGAATTGCGTCGGGAAGAAAATATGTAAGCCAAAATTTGGCCGAAAAACTTGCTCAGGATCTTGACGATACTTTAGATAAACCAGTTCAAGATCTTCTTTCGGATAGAGAATTTCAAATTTTAAAAATGCTTGGTTCAGGTAAATCACAAACTGATATTGCCGAAGAACTTTCTATCAGTGCCAGTACTGTGAATACTTACCGAAGCAGAATTTTAGAGAAGTTAGACCTTCAAACCACGGCAGACTTGATCCATTTTGCCTACCAGAATAAATTAATTATGTAA
- a CDS encoding PAS domain S-box protein, protein MRDEAKTKSLLIKELQDLRKKVSSQESTFNRHKSAAKKLQAQNETAEHYKLVSENSGDVIWLFNLEKEKFSYVSPSVKKLRGYTPEEIIEQTMKDALTNESFNFVSSLLPNRIKAFENGDDSARELISEVDQPHKDGHIIHTEVVTTLLKNNEGRVCQILGVTRDITERKKTDAALQKNEERFRRLFEEDLAANFISTVDGNLIMCNSAFVKMFKYNSIEEALKINCSDLYLDPADRIGFLQLLKTKRRIINNEIALRRHDGKMIHVIENVVGHFNENDELYEISGYMIDQTEPKRVEELVKLSEEKFNKSFHSSPIAMTIQSDDDLFMDVNDSFLKMIEYQREDIIGYRGHDLNLWADDNERENAQIKFQADGVIRNFEFSFRTKFGKIGTGIIWAEPILISGETCVLTTAFNITDRKRVEAALKESEEKYRNIYNQAPVGIYQSTVEGKMISANDRLVQILGYNSKNELMECDLEKDIYFNREDRIKSIFNYETHGRVADLDLCWKKKDGTPIWIQLTAQAIKDSSGSTLYYEGFVRDVSERIEAETKLRENQKLLSTVIETMPVGIWLIDRNGKIMHGNKAARMIWEGIKYVGIDDYGEYVGWFTNTGKRIEAREWGAARALTNGEIIINEEIEIECFNKEHKFIYHSAVPIRNSKKEITGVVVLNQDITEQKAKELQIRMLSSAVEQSTVSVFITDLKGHIQYVNRKFLESTGYSRKEVLGKNPSILKSGLTTKDEYRNMWETIAAGNEWRGELLNKTKDGKLFWELEIISSIRNNSGVITNYLAVKEDISNQKKLTEELIAAKEHAEHSDNLKTEFIAQMSHEIRTPLNILLSFSNFIKEELEDKKQITDELEEYFSKVNNAGTRIIRTIELILNMSEIQTGSYTNDPKPTDILNDILNHTYHKFHQLVDDEKLQFELIRNAVPTQSIIDHYSVEQIFNHLLENAIKFTDEGYIKIYVDKNELDKPVIKIEDSGIGIGEDYLKNLYSPFSQEDRGYSRSYEGNGLGLALVKKYCDLNKIQIDVQSKKGVGSVFTLVFP, encoded by the coding sequence ATGAGAGATGAAGCAAAAACGAAATCCTTATTAATTAAAGAATTACAAGACTTACGTAAAAAAGTTAGTTCACAAGAATCAACTTTCAATAGACATAAATCCGCCGCTAAAAAATTGCAAGCACAAAATGAAACCGCGGAACATTACAAACTTGTATCCGAAAACAGCGGAGATGTAATTTGGCTTTTTAATCTTGAAAAAGAGAAGTTTAGTTATGTTAGTCCTTCGGTAAAAAAACTGCGCGGTTATACACCGGAAGAAATTATCGAACAAACGATGAAAGACGCTCTAACAAATGAATCTTTCAATTTTGTATCGAGTTTATTGCCTAATCGAATAAAAGCTTTTGAAAACGGTGATGATTCGGCGAGAGAATTAATCAGCGAAGTTGACCAGCCGCATAAAGATGGTCACATTATTCATACGGAAGTAGTTACAACTTTATTAAAAAATAACGAAGGGCGTGTTTGTCAAATATTAGGGGTCACAAGAGATATTACAGAACGGAAAAAAACTGATGCAGCATTGCAAAAAAACGAGGAGCGTTTTCGAAGACTTTTTGAAGAGGATCTTGCAGCCAACTTTATTTCCACAGTTGACGGTAATCTTATTATGTGCAATTCTGCCTTTGTCAAAATGTTCAAATACAATTCAATTGAAGAAGCACTGAAGATTAACTGTTCGGATCTATATTTAGATCCGGCAGATAGAATTGGATTTTTGCAATTATTAAAGACTAAGAGAAGAATTATAAATAATGAAATAGCCTTACGCCGACATGACGGTAAAATGATTCACGTAATTGAAAATGTTGTTGGTCATTTTAATGAAAATGACGAGCTCTATGAGATATCGGGATATATGATTGATCAAACCGAGCCGAAACGCGTTGAAGAATTGGTAAAATTATCTGAAGAAAAATTTAATAAATCGTTTCATTCTTCTCCTATTGCAATGACAATTCAATCAGACGATGATTTATTTATGGATGTAAACGATTCTTTTCTTAAAATGATCGAATACCAGCGCGAGGATATTATCGGGTATCGCGGTCATGACCTAAACTTGTGGGCTGATGATAATGAGCGGGAGAATGCACAAATAAAATTTCAAGCGGATGGAGTTATACGAAATTTTGAATTTAGTTTTAGGACAAAGTTCGGTAAAATCGGCACTGGAATTATTTGGGCTGAGCCAATCTTAATTTCCGGAGAAACATGCGTTTTAACAACTGCATTTAATATTACCGACCGGAAACGTGTTGAAGCTGCACTAAAAGAAAGTGAAGAAAAATATCGTAATATTTATAATCAAGCTCCCGTAGGTATCTACCAATCAACAGTTGAAGGTAAAATGATTAGCGCCAACGATAGATTGGTACAAATTCTCGGATATAATTCTAAAAATGAATTGATGGAATGCGATCTTGAAAAAGATATTTATTTCAATAGAGAAGACCGCATCAAGAGCATTTTTAATTATGAAACTCATGGAAGAGTTGCAGATCTTGATTTGTGCTGGAAAAAAAAGGACGGTACGCCAATTTGGATTCAACTTACTGCTCAAGCGATTAAAGATTCATCCGGGAGTACTCTTTACTACGAAGGATTTGTACGAGACGTATCGGAAAGAATTGAAGCCGAGACTAAATTACGGGAAAATCAGAAACTGCTAAGTACCGTAATAGAAACAATGCCAGTTGGAATTTGGCTGATTGACCGCAACGGCAAAATTATGCATGGGAACAAAGCCGCTCGGATGATTTGGGAAGGAATTAAATATGTAGGCATAGATGATTACGGTGAATATGTCGGTTGGTTTACAAATACAGGCAAAAGAATTGAAGCCCGTGAATGGGGTGCGGCACGTGCACTAACGAACGGGGAAATTATAATCAATGAGGAAATTGAAATCGAATGTTTTAATAAAGAGCATAAATTTATTTACCACTCTGCCGTTCCAATACGTAATTCAAAAAAAGAAATAACCGGTGTTGTGGTTTTAAATCAAGATATAACTGAACAAAAAGCAAAAGAATTACAGATCAGAATGCTCTCAAGCGCTGTAGAACAAAGCACCGTATCGGTTTTTATCACGGATTTGAAAGGTCACATTCAATACGTAAACAGAAAGTTTTTGGAATCAACCGGCTATAGCCGCAAAGAAGTATTGGGTAAAAATCCTTCCATTTTAAAATCCGGCTTAACAACAAAAGATGAATATAGAAATATGTGGGAGACTATTGCAGCTGGTAATGAATGGCGGGGTGAACTTCTAAATAAAACCAAAGACGGTAAATTGTTCTGGGAACTTGAAATAATCTCTTCAATTAGAAATAATTCCGGGGTTATTACTAACTATCTTGCAGTAAAAGAAGATATCTCGAACCAAAAGAAACTAACCGAAGAATTAATTGCCGCAAAAGAGCATGCCGAACATTCGGATAATCTGAAGACTGAATTTATTGCTCAGATGTCGCATGAAATCCGTACGCCGTTAAATATACTTCTTAGTTTTTCCAATTTTATTAAAGAGGAACTTGAAGATAAAAAACAGATTACCGATGAACTGGAAGAATATTTTTCCAAAGTTAATAATGCTGGAACAAGAATAATCAGGACTATTGAGCTAATATTAAACATGTCCGAAATTCAAACCGGAAGTTATACGAATGATCCTAAACCGACCGATATATTAAATGATATTCTAAATCATACCTATCATAAATTTCATCAGCTGGTTGATGATGAGAAATTGCAGTTCGAATTAATACGAAACGCTGTTCCAACACAATCAATTATTGATCACTATTCGGTTGAACAAATTTTTAATCATCTTCTTGAAAATGCCATTAAATTTACGGATGAAGGTTATATAAAAATTTATGTTGATAAGAACGAATTAGATAAGCCGGTAATAAAAATTGAAGATTCAGGGATAGGAATTGGAGAAGACTACTTAAAAAATCTTTATTCTCCATTCTCGCAAGAAGACAGGGGTTACTCACGTTCATATGAAGGCAACGGACTTGGATTAGCTCTAGTAAAAAAATACTGTGATTTGAACAAAATTCAGATTGATGTACAAAGCAAAAAGGGAGTGGGTTCGGTTTTTACTTTAGTTTTCCCGTAA